A genomic window from Solanum dulcamara chromosome 11, daSolDulc1.2, whole genome shotgun sequence includes:
- the LOC129873269 gene encoding protein S40-5-like has product MAKGRKLTISMSERYLGSYSYNHGNKTVNETSELGEDDIWSTVDDMVNGDDDHLMNGACDSRATIESDGSLTSFRSRRCQAGGGLSLAFDDTGKATSSSRIIHQFRGQDSVASRSPHGRHMAFSAPVNVPDWSKIYRVDSVESFHDSDDGIDDHELDMVPPHEYLARGYGRYRKSTTDSVFEGVGRTLKGRDMSRVRDAVWSQTGFNG; this is encoded by the coding sequence ATGGCTAAAGGTCGAAAGCTGACCATCAGTATGAGTGAAAGGTATTTAGGAAGCTATAGTTACAATCATGGAAATAAAACAGTCAACGAAACATCGGAATTGGGAGAAGATGATATCTGGTCAACCGTTGATGACATGGTCAACGGTGATGATGATCATTTGATGAACGGCGCTTGTGATTCACGCGCGACAATAGAGAGTGACGGAAGCTTGACAAGTTTTAGGAGCCGCCGCTGCCAAGCTGGAGGTGGCTTGTCTTTGGCTTTTGATGATACAGGTAAAGCAACGTCGTCGTCTCGGATTATTCATCAATTTCGTGGACAAGACAGCGTGGCATCGCGGTCTCCACATGGACGCCACATGGCATTCTCGGCTCCTGTGAATGTCCCTGATTGGTCAAAGATATATCGAGTCGACTCGGTTGAGTCATTCCATGACTCGGACGATGGTATTGatgatcatgagttggatatggTTCCGCCACATGAGTATTTGGCTCGTGGGTACGGTAGATATCGAAAATCAACAACTGATTCGGTATTTGAAGGCGTGGGACGAACATTGAAGGGTCGGGACATGAGTCGAGTTCGAGATGCAGTATGGAGTCAGACCGGGTTCAATGGCTAA